The genomic interval CGGTGACGTTCTTGAGCCGCGCGGCGGAGGACGACGGCCGCATCCCCGAGGCGCCCGCGTTGCTGCGCAGCTGGAGTCGCCGGCGTACGGGTTAGAGCGCGCCGCCCCGACCTTCGCTCCGGACGCGCCTTGACCCTCCGGTTGGGGGAGGCCTCAGGCTCCTGGTCCAACCACGACACAGGTCCATGTACACCATCGGCGAGTTCTCGAAGCTGACGGCCCTCACCGTCAAGACCCTGCACCACTACCACGAGAAGGGGCTGCTCGCCCCGGCGCGCGTCGATCGGCAGAGCGGCTACCGCTACTACGATCGCGCGTCGGTCGAGCGAGCGCGGATCATCAAGCTGCTGCGCGGCCTCGATCTGTCGCTCGACGAGATCGGGCTCATCCTCGCGGAGTGCAAGGACGACGGCGACGCGCTCGAATTCCTAGAGCGTCACCGCCGCAGCATCGAGGTCAAGGTGCGCCGATACGAGGACATCCTGTCCGCCTTGGACCACGTCGTGGCTCACGAAAGGGAAGCCCAAGCCATGCTGAACCACGAAGCACACATCGAAGAGAAGCTCCTCCCCGCCCAGCTCGTCGCGGGCATCCGCGCGCACGGCCGCTACGACGCGTGCGGCGAGCGCTTCAAGCGGCTGGGGCGCGCCTACGGGTTCGCGCTGGCCGGCAAGCCCGGCAACCTCGTCTACGACGGGGAGTACAAGGAGGAGGACGCGGACTACGAGTCGTACTTTCCCATCAAGCGCCAGAAGCCCGCGGAGGGCATCGCCGTGCACGAGCTGCCCGAGACGCGCTGCCTGTGCCTCGTGCACAAGGGTCCGTACGACGAGATCTCGCGCACCTACGCGAAGCTACTGGACGCCCTCCACGAGCGCGGCCTCGTCGCCAGCACTCCGTCGCGCGAGGTGTACATCAAGGGGCCCGGCATGATCTTCAAGGGCAACCCGCGGCGCTACCTGACCGAGGTGCAGATCCCGATCGTGGACGCGAGCTCAGCGCCCTGAGGCCGGGCCATGGGTCCCGTGGCCGGGTCATGGGTCCCGTGGCCTGGGTCATGGGTCCCGTGACCCGTTTCCCTTGGCCCGTTTCCCGGGTCCCGGTTCCCGCGGCCCGGGTCCCGGTTCCCGCGGCCCGTTTCCCGGGTCCCGCGGCCCGTGGCCCGTGGCCCGTTTCCCGTTTCCCGTGGTCCGAGTTGCTCGGCTGAGCGCTGTTTGGGTTGGTGGCGCTTGGGCTTGCGGGGAGGTTTGGGACGCTTTGGGGCGGGCCGCGCGGTGAGGTCGGGGTAGCACGGTGCTCGCCCTGTCACGCCCGACCCTGCGGGTCGCTTTTCGTGCCGAAAAGTGCGGCGGGACAGGGCTGCGACTCCGTGCCGGGGGCGGGGTCACAGCGCGGCCCTACGCCGCAGAAAGGCCTTGGCATGACACGTACGGAAGACCTCATCTTGTCCACCATCCGGGAGGCTACGCCGGTGATTCGCGTGATGGCGCGGCGGGCTCCGGATCTGGCTCGGCAGACCGAGCGGGCTCTGCACTCCGTGGCATTGCAGTACGCCGAGGGGGCGTACGCTCGGGGTGGCAACCGCGACGCGAAGCTTCAGGGAGCGTATGCCGAGGCGAAAGAGGCCATGACTGCCTTGCGGGTGGCCGTGGCTTGCGGGGCACTCACGGCGGAAGGCGCGCGGAGCACGCTCGATGGGCTGGACCACGTCGCGGCGGTGTTGCACCTGAAGCGCACGCGACCGCGCTGAAGGCGCGCTGGGTCGAGTCTGCCACCACGGTGGGCTCGACCCAGAGCGGTCACGTCGCTGCGGTGCCCCTTCCGCCTGCGGGGCGCGGCCCTATACGCTCCACGACCATGACCGAGGGCCTGCTCGACGCGCGCATGGCGCGCCCCGACGACTACCCCCACTTCGTCCGGCTGGTGGAGGAGCTGGGGACCGGTGACCCCGTGCCGCCTAGCGCGACGTGGCTAGCCGACTTCCGCCCGACCATGATCATGTTCGAGGACGAAGGGGCCGTCGTGGGCTACGTGTGGACGCACCCGCTCGAGCGCGTGGGCTACGTGCGCCACGTGGCGCTCGCGGCCACGCACCGCGGACGAGGCCTCGGTCGCGCGATGATGGGGGCCGCGGCGCGCTTCCTGCGCGAGCGCGGGTGCGCGGAGTGGTGCCTCAACGTGCGGCCCTCCAACACGCCGGCCGTGCGCCTCTACGAGCGCTGCGGCATGCGCACCCGTTACACGTCAGCCTCCCTCCACCTCCCATGGAGCATGCTCGACGCGCTCCCCGGCGACGGCGAGACGACCATCGCGTGCGCGATCGAACCTGCGGACGACGCGACGGTGGAGGCCACGTTCGCCCTACCGGCAGGTCAGCTAGCGCACGCGCGCGCACGCGTGAACCGCGCGCTCGTGGGCCTGCGCGACAGGTCGCCGGACGCGCCGTGGGTCGGGCTGGCTCAGTTCGACCCGACGTTTCCGGGCGCGGCCACGTTCCGCGTGCAGCGGCCCAGCCTGGCGAGGCCGCTGCTCGAAGCCCTGCTCCCGCTGCGGCGCCCCGAGCACGCCCACCTGCGCGTGAGGGTAGAAGACGACCAGGCGCTGGCTGAGTTTCTGTTGGCGCACGGGGGCACGCTCGTGGTGCACACCCAGCACATGGCCGGGCCGCTCCCGCCGCCATAGCCGACGTTCTGCACCTGCGCGGTTACCCCACTTGCACGGGGCCGCGTTGCTTCATCAGGGCCGCCTCGAGGACGAGGCACAGCGCGACGATGCCCCCGAGCCAATAGACCGAGATGGGGTTGTCGGCCCAGGTCTGCTTCAGGAGGATCACCAGCGCGGCCAGGCAGCCCACGCAGCCGAGGGCCGCGAGGGGGCGACGCGCGCCGACCTCGCGACCGAGGCGCAGCGCCGCCCCGTTGACGACCAAAAAGATGAACAGGAAGCCCGCGCTGCCGAGGATGGCGATGGCCTCGAGGTCGAGCAGGTTGGCGATGAGGAGCGCCAGGCCCGTCGT from Sandaracinaceae bacterium carries:
- a CDS encoding GNAT family N-acetyltransferase codes for the protein MTEGLLDARMARPDDYPHFVRLVEELGTGDPVPPSATWLADFRPTMIMFEDEGAVVGYVWTHPLERVGYVRHVALAATHRGRGLGRAMMGAAARFLRERGCAEWCLNVRPSNTPAVRLYERCGMRTRYTSASLHLPWSMLDALPGDGETTIACAIEPADDATVEATFALPAGQLAHARARVNRALVGLRDRSPDAPWVGLAQFDPTFPGAATFRVQRPSLARPLLEALLPLRRPEHAHLRVRVEDDQALAEFLLAHGGTLVVHTQHMAGPLPPP
- a CDS encoding MerR family transcriptional regulator; the protein is MYTIGEFSKLTALTVKTLHHYHEKGLLAPARVDRQSGYRYYDRASVERARIIKLLRGLDLSLDEIGLILAECKDDGDALEFLERHRRSIEVKVRRYEDILSALDHVVAHEREAQAMLNHEAHIEEKLLPAQLVAGIRAHGRYDACGERFKRLGRAYGFALAGKPGNLVYDGEYKEEDADYESYFPIKRQKPAEGIAVHELPETRCLCLVHKGPYDEISRTYAKLLDALHERGLVASTPSREVYIKGPGMIFKGNPRRYLTEVQIPIVDASSAP
- a CDS encoding four helix bundle protein, which produces MTRTEDLILSTIREATPVIRVMARRAPDLARQTERALHSVALQYAEGAYARGGNRDAKLQGAYAEAKEAMTALRVAVACGALTAEGARSTLDGLDHVAAVLHLKRTRPR